The Desulfocurvus vexinensis DSM 17965 genome includes a window with the following:
- a CDS encoding DUF190 domain-containing protein, giving the protein MKLPTQAERLRIYTGESDTANGRPLHEIIVEEARRAGLAGATVLRGVSGFGANSRVHTAKILRLSEDLPMVTEIVDAPEKIDAFLPLLDGLIREGLVVREQVQVLVYRHNNGRK; this is encoded by the coding sequence ATGAAACTGCCCACCCAGGCCGAGCGCCTGCGCATCTACACCGGCGAGAGCGACACGGCGAACGGCCGCCCGCTGCACGAGATCATCGTCGAGGAGGCCCGCCGGGCCGGGCTGGCCGGGGCCACGGTGCTGCGCGGGGTGTCGGGTTTTGGCGCCAACAGCCGGGTGCATACGGCAAAAATCCTGCGCCTGTCCGAAGACCTGCCCATGGTCACGGAAATCGTGGACGCCCCGGAGAAGATCGACGCTTTCCTGCCGCTGCTGGACGGGCTGATCCGCGAGGGGCTCGTGGTGCGCGAGCAGGTGCAGGTGCTGGTGTACCGCCACAACAACGGCAGGAAATAG
- the crcB gene encoding fluoride efflux transporter CrcB produces MEKLVLLGLAGALGALSRYGLAGLVQRLAGGSFPAGTFVVNMVGCLLFGLVWGLAEDRAGLGPQARAVVLTGFLGAFTTFSTFMFESAALLRSSQWAYALLNIGGQNLIGLACLLAGLALARLVP; encoded by the coding sequence GTGGAAAAACTCGTCCTGCTCGGCCTGGCCGGGGCCCTGGGCGCCCTGTCGCGCTACGGGCTGGCCGGGCTGGTGCAGCGCCTGGCCGGAGGCTCGTTCCCGGCGGGCACCTTCGTGGTCAACATGGTCGGCTGCCTGCTCTTCGGGCTGGTCTGGGGCCTCGCGGAAGACCGCGCGGGCCTCGGGCCCCAGGCCCGGGCCGTGGTGCTCACGGGCTTTCTGGGCGCCTTCACCACCTTTTCCACCTTCATGTTCGAAAGCGCGGCGCTGCTGCGCTCCAGCCAATGGGCCTACGCCCTGCTGAACATCGGCGGGCAGAACCTCATCGGCCTGGCCTGCCTGCTGGCCGGGCTGGCCCTGGCCCGGCTGGTGCCGTAG
- a CDS encoding class IV adenylate cyclase, which produces MPLETELKYLGADLDAVARRLREAGARPQPGRRERNEVYDDPERSLRARGILIRLREDGRNLLTVKLPPGAGAPAGLKALREHETEVADLGPLRTALAALGLEVACVYEKLRQQWTLGDCHICLDRLPFGAFVEIEGPPQAIAATATALGLDGLPTSAASYHELNRAHRAAHGLSADDSFVFGPGEPGDPPAGQDPHKP; this is translated from the coding sequence ATGCCGCTGGAAACCGAGCTCAAGTACCTGGGCGCCGATCTGGACGCCGTGGCCCGCAGGCTGCGCGAGGCCGGGGCGCGCCCGCAGCCCGGCCGCCGGGAGCGCAACGAGGTCTACGACGACCCCGAGCGCAGCCTGCGCGCGCGCGGGATACTCATACGCCTGCGCGAAGACGGGCGCAACCTGCTGACCGTGAAGCTGCCGCCCGGGGCCGGGGCCCCGGCGGGGCTCAAGGCCCTGCGCGAGCACGAGACCGAGGTCGCCGACCTGGGGCCCCTGCGCACCGCCCTGGCCGCCCTGGGGCTGGAGGTGGCCTGCGTGTACGAGAAGCTGCGCCAGCAGTGGACCCTGGGCGACTGCCACATCTGCCTGGACCGTCTGCCCTTCGGGGCGTTCGTGGAGATCGAGGGCCCGCCGCAGGCCATCGCCGCCACGGCCACGGCCCTGGGCCTGGACGGCCTGCCCACCTCCGCCGCCAGCTACCACGAACTCAACCGCGCCCACCGCGCCGCCCACGGCCTGTCCGCCGACGACAGCTTCGTCTTCGGGCCCGGGGAGCCCGGCGACCCGCCCGCTGGACAAGACCCGCACAAGCCTTAA
- a CDS encoding ATP-dependent Clp protease adaptor ClpS: MTTPFSRPGEPGVYLDDEVREPRKCKVLLHNDDYTTMEFVVHILRDVFRKTEAEATEIMLRVHNDGIGVCGVYTVEVAETKVAVVRQRAAREGFPLKCTMEEV; encoded by the coding sequence GTGACGACGCCGTTTTCGCGGCCCGGCGAGCCCGGGGTGTATCTGGACGACGAGGTCCGCGAGCCCAGGAAATGCAAGGTGCTTCTGCACAACGACGACTACACGACCATGGAATTCGTCGTGCATATCCTGCGCGACGTGTTCCGCAAGACCGAGGCCGAGGCCACGGAAATCATGCTCAGGGTCCACAACGACGGGATCGGCGTATGCGGCGTCTACACCGTCGAGGTGGCGGAAACCAAGGTGGCCGTTGTGCGCCAGCGCGCGGCCCGCGAGGGCTTCCCCCTGAAATGTACCATGGAAGAGGTGTAA
- the clpA gene encoding ATP-dependent Clp protease ATP-binding subunit ClpA, whose product MLSKQLETVLSSAVKEVKRRSHEYLTLEHLLYAVLLEESGRDILVNCGVNVIRLKHQLERFFIDHMETLPEDAAVDVVQTLGVQRVLQRAILQIQSAGRDEVRVGDVLAALFEEDDSYAVYFLKSHGVSRLDILEYIAHGAGGAPGPGPGWERPSGAPLPGQPGPGKAAEAPEGGSMLDQFTVDLSARAQRGEIDPLIGREAEIRRTVQVLSRRRKNNPLFVGDPGVGKTALAEGLALRIHQGDVPESFKDTRVFSLDMGSLLAGTKYRGDFEARLKGVIKELLAIPGSILFADEIHTMVGAGATTGGTMDASNILKPVLASGKLRCIGSTTYEEYKNHFEKDRALSRRFQKIDVAEPGVADTVEILKGLRPYYEEHHGVHYTMGALRAAAELSDRHLADRYLPDKAIDVIDEAGAAYTLRARRRKGDAIRPEDIEEVIARMARIPSERISTSDRERLRNLDADLKAVVFGQDEAVTALARSIKRSRAGMRPVGRPVGSFLLVGPTGVGKTELARQLAACLGVNFLRFDMSEYMEKHAVSRLIGAPPGYVGFDQGGLLTDAVRKNPHTVLLLDEIEKAHPDVFNILLQVMDYATLTDNNGRKADFSHVIVLMTSNAGAWEMSGKTMGFGAQAGEDRSDLSLKAVEKIFSPEFRNRLDAVVPFRNLTPEVMERVVDKFMAELNQRMAERRVHIRLTAGARAWLARQGYDSQFGARPLGRLIQKEVEDPLADEVLFGALRSGGEAVVEAPRRGAAADGGALRFRLPG is encoded by the coding sequence ATGCTCTCCAAGCAGCTTGAGACAGTGCTCAGTTCCGCCGTCAAGGAAGTGAAGCGCCGCAGCCATGAATACCTGACCCTGGAACACCTGCTCTATGCGGTGCTCCTGGAGGAGAGCGGGCGCGACATCCTCGTCAATTGCGGGGTCAACGTCATCCGCCTGAAGCATCAGCTGGAGCGGTTCTTCATCGACCACATGGAAACCCTGCCCGAAGACGCCGCCGTGGACGTGGTGCAGACCCTGGGCGTGCAGCGCGTGCTCCAGCGGGCCATCTTGCAGATCCAGTCCGCCGGGCGCGACGAGGTGCGCGTGGGCGACGTGCTGGCCGCGCTGTTCGAGGAGGACGACTCCTACGCCGTGTATTTCCTGAAGTCCCACGGCGTGTCGCGCCTGGACATCCTGGAATACATCGCCCACGGCGCGGGTGGGGCCCCGGGCCCCGGCCCGGGCTGGGAGCGGCCCTCCGGCGCGCCCCTGCCGGGCCAGCCCGGCCCGGGCAAGGCCGCCGAGGCCCCCGAGGGCGGGTCCATGCTCGACCAGTTCACCGTGGACCTCTCCGCCCGCGCCCAGCGCGGCGAGATCGACCCGCTCATCGGCCGCGAGGCGGAAATCCGCCGCACGGTGCAGGTGCTTTCGCGCCGGCGCAAGAACAACCCGCTCTTCGTGGGCGACCCCGGCGTGGGCAAGACCGCCCTGGCCGAGGGCCTGGCCCTGCGCATCCACCAGGGCGACGTGCCCGAAAGTTTCAAGGACACCCGCGTCTTCTCCCTGGACATGGGCTCCCTGCTGGCGGGCACCAAGTACCGCGGCGACTTCGAGGCCCGGCTCAAGGGCGTCATCAAGGAACTGCTGGCCATCCCGGGCTCCATCCTCTTCGCCGACGAGATCCACACCATGGTCGGCGCCGGGGCCACCACCGGCGGCACCATGGACGCCTCGAACATCTTGAAGCCCGTGCTGGCCTCGGGCAAGCTGCGCTGCATCGGCTCCACGACCTACGAGGAATACAAGAACCACTTCGAGAAGGACCGCGCCCTGTCGCGCCGCTTCCAGAAGATCGACGTGGCCGAGCCCGGCGTGGCCGATACGGTGGAGATCTTGAAGGGCCTGCGGCCCTACTACGAGGAACACCACGGCGTGCACTACACCATGGGCGCCCTGCGGGCCGCCGCCGAGCTGTCGGACCGCCACCTGGCCGACCGCTACCTGCCCGACAAGGCCATCGACGTCATCGACGAGGCGGGCGCGGCCTACACCCTGCGGGCCCGGCGCCGCAAGGGCGACGCCATCCGCCCCGAGGACATCGAGGAGGTCATCGCGCGCATGGCGCGCATCCCCTCCGAGCGCATCTCCACCTCGGACCGCGAACGCCTGCGCAACCTGGACGCCGACCTGAAGGCCGTGGTCTTCGGGCAGGACGAGGCCGTGACCGCCCTGGCGCGGTCCATCAAGCGCTCGCGCGCGGGCATGCGCCCCGTGGGGCGGCCCGTGGGCAGCTTCCTGCTCGTGGGCCCCACGGGCGTGGGCAAGACCGAGCTGGCCCGCCAGCTCGCCGCCTGCCTGGGGGTCAACTTCCTGCGCTTCGACATGAGCGAGTACATGGAGAAGCACGCAGTGTCGCGGCTCATCGGCGCGCCCCCGGGCTACGTGGGCTTCGACCAGGGCGGCCTGCTCACCGACGCCGTGCGCAAGAACCCGCACACCGTTTTGCTGCTCGACGAAATCGAGAAGGCCCACCCCGACGTGTTCAACATCCTGCTCCAGGTGATGGACTACGCCACGCTCACCGACAACAACGGGCGCAAGGCCGACTTCTCCCACGTCATCGTGCTCATGACCTCCAACGCGGGGGCCTGGGAGATGAGCGGCAAGACCATGGGCTTCGGCGCCCAGGCCGGGGAGGACCGCAGCGACCTGAGCCTCAAGGCCGTGGAGAAGATCTTCTCCCCCGAGTTCCGCAACCGCCTGGACGCCGTGGTGCCCTTCCGCAACCTGACGCCGGAGGTCATGGAACGCGTGGTGGACAAGTTCATGGCCGAGCTGAACCAGCGCATGGCCGAGCGGCGCGTGCATATCCGCCTCACGGCGGGCGCCCGGGCCTGGCTGGCGCGCCAGGGCTACGACAGCCAGTTCGGCGCGCGGCCCCTGGGGCGGCTGATCCAGAAGGAAGTGGAAGACCCCCTGGCCGACGAGGTGCTCTTCGGCGCCCTGCGCTCGGGCGGCGAGGCCGTGGTGGAGGCCCCGCGACGGGGCGCGGCGGCGGACGGCGGCGCACTGCGCTTCCGCCTGCCCGGCTAG
- the aat gene encoding leucyl/phenylalanyl-tRNA--protein transferase produces the protein MTIDFIPPGADWFPDPARAGADGLLAFGGDLAPERLVRAYALGIFPWYGPGDPILWWSPDPRCVLPPQALHVPRSLRRTLRRRTYAVTLDRAFSRVIHACASVPRPEGQGTWLVPEMIEAYTRLHAMGLAHSAEAWAADGTLAGGVYGVALGRMFFGESMFHTAPDASKAAFAVLARLLARWGYGLIDCQQTTRHMLRFGAYEMPRPRFLAHLATLRTTRPAPDAWTLPEGFDPLG, from the coding sequence GTGACCATCGACTTCATTCCCCCGGGGGCGGACTGGTTCCCGGACCCGGCGCGCGCCGGGGCCGACGGCCTGCTGGCCTTCGGCGGCGACCTGGCCCCCGAGCGCCTGGTGCGGGCCTACGCCCTGGGCATCTTCCCCTGGTACGGCCCTGGCGACCCCATCCTGTGGTGGTCGCCGGACCCGCGCTGCGTGCTGCCGCCCCAGGCGCTGCACGTGCCGCGCTCCCTGCGCCGCACCCTGCGGCGGCGGACCTACGCCGTGACCCTGGACCGGGCCTTTTCCCGCGTCATCCACGCCTGCGCCAGCGTCCCGCGCCCCGAGGGCCAGGGCACCTGGCTGGTGCCCGAGATGATCGAGGCCTACACGCGCCTGCACGCCATGGGCCTGGCCCACAGCGCCGAGGCCTGGGCCGCCGACGGTACCCTGGCGGGCGGCGTCTACGGCGTGGCCCTGGGCCGGATGTTCTTCGGCGAATCCATGTTCCACACCGCGCCCGACGCCTCCAAGGCCGCCTTCGCGGTCCTGGCGCGCCTGCTGGCCCGCTGGGGCTACGGCCTCATCGACTGCCAGCAGACCACCCGCCACATGCTGCGCTTCGGCGCCTACGAGATGCCCCGCCCCCGCTTCCTGGCCCACCTCGCCACCCTGCGCACAACCCGCCCCGCCCCCGACGCCTGGACCCTGCCCGAAGGGTTCGACCCGCTGGGGTGA
- a CDS encoding DUF4276 family protein gives MRELVFLLEEESAAAMLRGLLPRLLPADVTPRFVVFDGKQDLEKQLHRRLQGYRNPEARFLVMRDQDAHPDCMALKAGLLELVERSGRRETTLVRIACRELESFYLADLRAVEQGLGVRNLSKEQEKKKFRAPDATGSPSKELQALTRGAYQKKSGSRAIGPHLDLENTRSASFRNLVIAIRRLAS, from the coding sequence ATGAGGGAACTGGTCTTCCTGCTGGAGGAGGAGTCCGCGGCAGCCATGCTCCGGGGGCTCCTGCCCCGGCTTCTGCCAGCCGACGTGACCCCGCGGTTCGTCGTCTTCGACGGAAAGCAGGACCTGGAAAAACAACTGCACCGCAGGCTTCAGGGCTACCGCAACCCCGAGGCTCGGTTCCTGGTCATGCGCGACCAAGACGCCCATCCGGACTGCATGGCCCTCAAGGCGGGCCTGCTGGAACTGGTCGAGCGATCCGGGCGCCGGGAGACCACCCTCGTCCGCATCGCCTGCCGCGAACTGGAAAGCTTCTACCTCGCCGACCTACGAGCCGTGGAGCAGGGTTTGGGGGTCAGGAACCTCAGCAAAGAGCAAGAGAAAAAGAAATTCCGCGCTCCCGACGCCACGGGCTCGCCTTCGAAAGAACTCCAGGCCCTGACCCGCGGCGCCTACCAGAAGAAAAGCGGCTCCCGGGCCATAGGGCCGCACCTGGACCTCGAAAACACACGTTCTGCCAGCTTCCGGAACCTCGTCATCGCAATCCGCCGCCTCGCGTCCTAG
- a CDS encoding AAA family ATPase: protein MRIESIRLKNFKVFKDVLIEDVPRFCVFVGANGSGKTTLFDVFGFLHDALKGNVRQALSARGRFKEVLSRDAEDQTILIEIKYRMDILGVDRLVTYSLEIGETDGTPVVTREILRYKRGRHGAPFHFLDFAKGSGFVIKNAEDFSKPDEELDREYQDLDSPDILAIKGLGQFERFKAANALRRLIEAWHVSNFHINLARGRKEAVGETEHLSASGDNLPRVAQYIYEQHREVFDDILARMARRVPGVEAVEPLLMDDGYLTLKFRDGSFKTPFLDRYVSDGTIKMFAYLVLLRDPKPHPLLCVEEPENQLYPTLMSELAEEFRLYANAGGQVMVSTHSPDFLNACELEEVFWLVKENGYTTVRRAKDDPQIADYMALGDKMGYLWKQGFFLGADPQ, encoded by the coding sequence GTGCGAATCGAATCCATCCGCCTGAAGAACTTCAAGGTCTTCAAGGATGTTCTCATTGAGGACGTTCCCCGTTTCTGCGTCTTCGTCGGCGCCAACGGCTCGGGGAAAACCACCCTGTTCGACGTGTTCGGGTTCCTGCACGACGCCCTCAAGGGCAACGTCAGGCAGGCGCTGAGCGCCCGGGGGCGCTTCAAGGAAGTGCTGAGCCGGGATGCCGAGGACCAGACCATCCTCATCGAGATCAAGTACCGCATGGACATCCTGGGCGTGGACCGGCTCGTCACCTACTCCCTGGAAATCGGTGAGACGGACGGAACCCCCGTCGTCACGCGGGAAATCCTGCGCTACAAGCGGGGACGCCACGGCGCCCCGTTCCACTTCCTCGACTTTGCCAAGGGCTCCGGATTCGTCATCAAGAACGCAGAGGACTTCAGCAAGCCCGACGAAGAACTCGATCGCGAATACCAGGATCTGGACTCCCCGGACATCCTGGCCATCAAGGGCCTGGGGCAGTTCGAGCGCTTCAAGGCGGCCAACGCCCTACGCCGCCTCATCGAGGCTTGGCACGTCTCCAACTTCCACATCAACCTGGCCCGGGGCCGCAAGGAAGCCGTTGGGGAAACCGAGCACCTCTCCGCCAGCGGCGACAACCTGCCACGCGTGGCCCAATATATCTATGAGCAGCACCGGGAAGTATTCGACGACATCCTGGCGCGCATGGCGCGCAGGGTTCCGGGGGTGGAGGCCGTCGAACCCCTGCTCATGGACGACGGCTACCTGACGCTCAAATTCCGGGACGGCTCCTTCAAGACACCCTTCCTGGACCGCTACGTCTCCGACGGCACCATCAAGATGTTCGCCTATCTCGTGCTGCTGCGCGACCCCAAGCCGCACCCGTTGCTGTGCGTCGAAGAACCGGAAAACCAGCTCTACCCGACCCTCATGTCCGAACTGGCCGAGGAATTCAGGCTCTACGCCAATGCTGGCGGGCAGGTCATGGTGTCCACCCATTCCCCGGACTTCCTCAATGCCTGCGAACTGGAGGAGGTCTTCTGGCTCGTCAAGGAGAACGGCTACACCACCGTGCGCCGAGCCAAAGACGACCCGCAGATCGCCGACTACATGGCTCTGGGCGACAAGATGGGCTACCTCTGGAAGCAGGGTTTCTTCCTTGGGGCGGACCCGCAATGA
- a CDS encoding MarR family winged helix-turn-helix transcriptional regulator, whose translation MIHPTVVSMVAAIRRRANEYMLRQLSDLGLEGLGPSHAGILGRLFQNGDMAMAEIAAAIRRDKSTVTTLVRKLEALGYVSRRKAPGDARKTLISLTPKGRALRPAYERISRELTELALEGFSSEERKALMGLLGRVRANLSLR comes from the coding sequence ATGATCCATCCCACAGTCGTGAGCATGGTCGCGGCCATCCGGCGCCGGGCCAACGAATACATGCTCAGGCAACTGTCCGACCTGGGGCTGGAGGGGCTCGGGCCCTCCCACGCGGGCATCCTGGGCCGCCTGTTCCAGAACGGCGACATGGCCATGGCCGAGATCGCCGCCGCCATCCGGCGCGACAAATCCACCGTCACCACCCTGGTGCGCAAGCTCGAAGCCCTGGGCTACGTATCGCGGCGCAAGGCGCCGGGCGACGCGCGCAAGACGCTCATCTCCCTGACCCCCAAGGGCCGCGCCCTGCGCCCGGCCTACGAACGCATCTCCCGCGAGCTGACCGAGCTGGCCCTGGAGGGCTTCTCCAGCGAGGAGCGCAAGGCGCTCATGGGCCTGCTGGGCCGGGTGCGCGCCAATCTGAGCCTGCGTTGA
- the uvrB gene encoding excinuclease ABC subunit UvrB: protein MPARDNVSHDIPFRIQSPFAPCGDQPRAIEELVTNLGQGVHDQVLLGVTGSGKTFTMAKVVEAVQRPALVLAPNKTLAAQLFNEFRQLFPDNAVEYFVSYYDYYQPEAYLPHSDLYIEKDSSINDEIEKLRHSATHALLTRRDVLIVASVSCIYGLGSPEYYSRMVVPLEPGQRMSRDRLVDRLVEIHYERNDYDFHRGTFRIRGDVLELLPAYSSQKALRIEFFGDEIDRVTETDPVTGEILGAVPKTLIFPASHYVSDRANLKRAMGDIRDELRERLVWFQERNMLVEAQRLDQRTQLDLEMIDELGYCNGIENYSRFLDGRAPGEPPHTLLDYLPDDALMFIDESHVAVPQIGGMSNGDRSRKTTLVDFGFRLPSALDNRPLTFEEFLARQHQTVYVSATPGPWELERAQGLVVEQIIRPTGLVDPEVEVRPTRGQVDDLMAECRARRDAGERVLVTTLTKRMAEDLTEYLQKMGVATRYLHSDIDTLERVAIIQALRQGAFDVLVGINLLREGLDIPEVTLVAILDADKEGFLRSTRSLVQTFGRAARNTRGRVILYADSVTRSMREAMDETARRRAVQAQFNQEHGITPRTIHKDLENILESLYASQQEQQAAKAAPAAPGDAKALAAEIKRLERDMRAAARELEFETAARLRDRIGELRELMRAL, encoded by the coding sequence ATGCCCGCGCGCGACAACGTCTCCCACGACATTCCCTTCCGCATCCAGAGCCCCTTTGCGCCCTGCGGCGACCAGCCCCGGGCCATCGAAGAGCTGGTGACCAACCTCGGCCAGGGCGTGCACGACCAGGTGCTGCTGGGCGTCACTGGCTCGGGCAAGACCTTCACCATGGCCAAGGTGGTGGAGGCCGTGCAGCGCCCGGCCCTGGTCCTGGCGCCCAACAAGACCCTGGCCGCCCAGCTTTTCAATGAGTTCCGCCAGCTGTTCCCCGACAACGCCGTGGAATATTTCGTCAGCTATTACGACTACTACCAGCCCGAAGCCTACCTGCCGCACTCCGACCTCTACATCGAGAAGGACTCGTCCATCAACGACGAGATCGAGAAGCTGCGCCACAGCGCCACCCACGCGCTCTTGACCCGGCGTGACGTGCTCATCGTGGCCTCGGTGTCGTGCATCTACGGCCTGGGCTCGCCGGAATACTACTCGCGCATGGTCGTGCCCCTGGAGCCCGGCCAGCGCATGTCGCGCGACCGGCTGGTGGACCGGCTGGTGGAAATCCACTACGAGCGCAACGACTACGACTTCCACCGCGGCACCTTCCGCATCCGGGGCGACGTGCTGGAGCTTTTGCCCGCCTACAGCAGCCAGAAGGCCCTGCGCATCGAGTTCTTCGGTGACGAGATCGACCGCGTCACCGAGACCGACCCCGTGACCGGCGAAATCCTCGGCGCGGTGCCCAAGACGCTGATCTTCCCCGCCAGCCACTACGTGTCCGACCGCGCCAACCTCAAGCGCGCCATGGGCGATATCCGCGACGAATTGCGTGAACGCCTGGTCTGGTTCCAGGAGCGCAACATGCTCGTGGAGGCCCAGCGCCTGGACCAGCGCACCCAGCTCGACCTGGAGATGATCGACGAGCTGGGCTACTGCAACGGCATCGAGAACTATTCGCGCTTCCTGGACGGGCGCGCCCCCGGCGAGCCGCCGCATACGCTGCTGGACTACCTGCCCGACGACGCGCTGATGTTCATCGACGAATCCCACGTGGCCGTGCCGCAGATCGGGGGCATGTCCAACGGCGACCGCTCGCGCAAGACGACCCTGGTGGACTTCGGCTTCCGCCTGCCCTCGGCCCTGGACAACCGGCCCCTGACCTTCGAGGAGTTCCTGGCCCGCCAGCACCAGACGGTCTACGTTTCGGCCACCCCGGGGCCCTGGGAGCTGGAGCGCGCCCAGGGGCTGGTGGTGGAGCAGATCATCCGCCCCACCGGGCTGGTGGACCCCGAGGTGGAGGTGCGCCCCACGCGCGGCCAGGTGGACGACCTGATGGCCGAGTGCCGCGCCCGGCGCGACGCGGGCGAGCGCGTGCTGGTCACCACCCTGACCAAGCGCATGGCCGAGGACCTCACGGAATATCTCCAGAAAATGGGCGTGGCCACGCGCTACCTGCATTCGGACATCGACACCCTGGAACGCGTGGCCATCATCCAGGCCCTGCGCCAGGGCGCCTTCGACGTGCTGGTGGGCATCAACCTGCTGCGCGAGGGGCTGGACATCCCCGAAGTGACCCTGGTGGCCATTCTGGACGCGGACAAGGAAGGCTTTTTGCGCAGCACGCGCTCGCTGGTGCAGACTTTCGGGCGCGCTGCGCGCAACACCAGGGGCCGGGTCATCCTCTACGCCGACAGCGTGACCCGCTCCATGCGCGAAGCCATGGACGAGACCGCCCGGCGCCGCGCGGTGCAGGCGCAGTTCAACCAGGAGCACGGCATCACCCCGCGCACCATCCACAAGGACCTGGAAAACATCCTGGAATCGCTGTACGCCAGCCAGCAGGAGCAGCAGGCCGCCAAGGCCGCCCCGGCGGCCCCCGGCGACGCCAAGGCCCTGGCCGCGGAAATCAAGCGCCTGGAGCGCGACATGCGCGCCGCCGCCCGCGAGCTGGAATTCGAAACCGCCGCCCGCCTGCGCGATCGCATCGGCGAGCTGCGGGAACTCATGAGGGCACTGTGA
- a CDS encoding potassium channel family protein has product MPKPSAARPAARQRAAIRRNRPGGVASRILRLQRRYGALWPLVTGLFSLLVLFFGGVYGYMVVEGWSYLESFYMVLITLATVGFEEVRPLSDQGMVLTSVLILLGVGNFAFLIGSFTQILVEGRIQTVWGRHRLQRSIDKLHRHTIVCGYGRIGSIAVREIVREGLPVVCVEKDDALARKMEDDDVLFVHGDATDDEMLRRAGIERAKSLIAALSSEAANVYVTLTARQMNPDLHIVARANEESHIHRLERAGADRVMLPHTLGGVRMAQSVIRPTVTSFLELTGSDNGLDLAMEELAISDRSELAGLNLIDSKIRHRFNVIVIAIKRPDGQMLFNPPAQTVMQAGDMLLVVGGDEGLQGLWDITS; this is encoded by the coding sequence ATGCCGAAGCCTTCCGCCGCAAGGCCCGCCGCCCGCCAACGCGCCGCCATCCGCCGCAACAGACCCGGGGGAGTCGCCTCACGGATCCTGCGGCTCCAGCGCCGCTACGGCGCCCTGTGGCCGCTGGTCACGGGGCTGTTTTCCCTGCTGGTGCTCTTCTTCGGCGGCGTCTACGGCTACATGGTCGTGGAGGGCTGGAGCTACCTCGAAAGCTTCTACATGGTGCTCATCACCCTGGCCACCGTGGGCTTCGAGGAGGTCCGGCCCCTGTCCGACCAGGGCATGGTGCTGACCAGCGTGCTCATCCTGCTCGGGGTGGGCAACTTCGCGTTTCTCATCGGCTCCTTCACGCAGATTCTCGTGGAGGGGCGCATCCAGACCGTCTGGGGGAGGCACAGATTGCAACGCTCCATCGACAAACTGCACCGCCATACCATCGTCTGCGGCTATGGCCGCATCGGCTCCATCGCCGTGCGCGAGATCGTGCGCGAGGGGCTGCCCGTGGTCTGTGTGGAGAAGGACGACGCCCTGGCCCGCAAGATGGAGGACGACGACGTGCTCTTCGTCCACGGCGACGCCACCGACGACGAGATGCTGCGCCGCGCGGGCATCGAGCGCGCCAAATCGCTCATCGCGGCCCTGTCCTCCGAGGCGGCCAACGTCTACGTCACGCTCACCGCGCGGCAGATGAACCCCGATCTGCACATCGTGGCCCGGGCCAACGAGGAGTCGCACATCCACCGCCTGGAGCGCGCCGGGGCCGACCGCGTCATGCTGCCGCACACCCTGGGTGGCGTGCGCATGGCCCAGTCCGTGATCCGGCCCACGGTGACGAGCTTCCTGGAGCTGACGGGCTCGGACAACGGGCTGGACCTGGCCATGGAGGAACTGGCCATCTCCGACCGCTCGGAACTGGCGGGCCTGAACCTCATCGACTCCAAGATCCGCCACCGCTTCAACGTCATCGTCATCGCCATCAAGCGCCCGGACGGCCAGATGCTTTTCAACCCCCCGGCCCAGACGGTGATGCAGGCGGGCGACATGCTGCTGGTGGTCGGCGGCGACGAGGGCCTGCAAGGGCTGTGGGATATCACCAGCTAG